The Streptomyces cynarae genome contains a region encoding:
- a CDS encoding TetR/AcrR family transcriptional regulator, which produces MHIQDSHWSSASAVAAAGTVSAAAENGRGEGARTTPLRVDAQRNLEHVLRAAREVFGELGYGAPMEDVARRARVGVGTVYRRFPSKDVLVRRIAEEETSRLTEQARAALGQEDEPWSALSRFLRTSVASGAGRLLPPHVLRVGVAEEGTEGSDAGSVDGARVPQQRSESSTELRLVEQRSAPEPDDAGAATLLEVVGQLVERARAAGELRPDVTVSDVLLVIATAAPSLPDAAHQAAASARLLDILLEGLRSRPV; this is translated from the coding sequence ATGCACATTCAGGACTCTCATTGGTCGTCCGCGTCCGCCGTAGCGGCGGCGGGCACGGTGAGCGCGGCGGCGGAGAACGGACGCGGGGAGGGTGCGCGGACGACGCCGCTGCGTGTGGACGCACAGCGCAATCTGGAGCACGTACTGCGCGCGGCACGCGAGGTCTTCGGCGAGCTGGGGTACGGCGCGCCGATGGAGGACGTGGCGCGACGCGCGCGGGTCGGCGTCGGCACCGTGTACCGGCGCTTCCCGAGCAAGGACGTCCTGGTGCGGCGGATAGCCGAGGAGGAGACCTCCCGGCTGACCGAGCAGGCCAGGGCTGCGCTCGGTCAGGAGGACGAACCGTGGTCGGCGCTCTCGCGCTTCCTGCGCACATCGGTGGCGTCGGGCGCGGGACGGCTGCTGCCGCCGCACGTGCTGCGGGTGGGGGTCGCCGAGGAGGGCACGGAGGGGTCCGACGCGGGGTCGGTGGACGGGGCCCGGGTGCCGCAGCAGCGGTCGGAGTCGTCCACCGAGCTGCGGCTCGTGGAGCAGCGGTCCGCGCCGGAGCCCGACGACGCCGGAGCGGCGACGCTGCTGGAGGTCGTCGGGCAGCTCGTGGAGCGGGCACGGGCGGCGGGTGAACTGCGGCCGGACGTCACCGTGTCGGACGTGCTGCTGGTGATCGCCACGGCGGCACCCTCACTGCCGGACGCCGCCCACCAGGCGGCGGCCTCGGCGCGGCTGCTGGACATCCTCCTGGAGGGCCTGCGGTCCCGTCCGGTGTGA
- a CDS encoding NAD(P)/FAD-dependent oxidoreductase: MTAAFHRATPPEPPKCVRILIVGGGYVGLYTALRLQRKLKAELRRGEAEIVVVSPDPYMTYQPFLPEAAAGAISPRHVVVPLRLVLPDCHVLIGEATAVDHAKRIATVSTLSSEETGQTEQIAYDELVLAPGSISRTLPIPGLADHGIGFKTVEEAIGLRNHVIEQMDIASSTRDPAIRDAALTFVFVGGGFAGVEALGELEDMARYAARYYHNVKPEDMRWILVEASDRILPEVGEEMGRYTVTELRRRNIDVRLETRLESCADRVAVLSDGSRFPTRTVVWTAGVKPHPILAATDLPLNERGRLKCTPQLTVDGVTHAWGAGDAAAVPDVTAEEPGRETAPNAQHALRQARVLGDNIVHALRDEPLETYAHKYVGSVASLGLHKGVAHVYGRKLKGWPAWFMHRTYHLSRVPTFNRKARVLAEWTLAGLFKREIVSLGSLEHPRAEFELAAGGKHSSDPKGSN; this comes from the coding sequence GTGACGGCTGCATTCCACCGGGCGACACCCCCCGAACCCCCGAAGTGTGTGCGCATCCTCATCGTCGGCGGCGGCTACGTCGGCCTGTACACGGCGCTGCGCCTGCAACGGAAGCTGAAGGCGGAACTCCGCCGCGGCGAGGCGGAGATCGTGGTGGTCTCGCCCGACCCCTACATGACCTATCAGCCGTTCCTGCCGGAGGCGGCTGCCGGCGCCATCTCGCCGCGCCACGTGGTCGTCCCGCTGCGCCTCGTCCTGCCGGACTGCCACGTCCTCATCGGCGAGGCCACGGCCGTCGACCACGCCAAGCGGATCGCCACCGTCTCCACGCTCTCCAGCGAGGAGACCGGACAGACGGAACAGATCGCGTACGACGAACTCGTCCTCGCACCCGGTTCCATCTCGCGCACCCTCCCCATCCCCGGTCTCGCCGACCACGGCATCGGCTTCAAGACCGTCGAGGAGGCCATCGGCCTGCGCAACCACGTCATCGAACAGATGGACATCGCCTCCTCCACCCGCGACCCCGCGATCCGCGACGCGGCCCTCACCTTCGTCTTCGTGGGCGGCGGCTTCGCCGGCGTGGAGGCGCTCGGCGAGCTGGAGGACATGGCCCGCTACGCCGCCCGCTACTACCACAACGTCAAGCCCGAGGACATGCGGTGGATCCTCGTGGAGGCCTCCGACCGCATCCTCCCCGAGGTCGGCGAGGAGATGGGCCGCTACACCGTCACCGAGCTGCGCCGCCGCAACATCGACGTGCGCCTCGAGACCCGCCTGGAGTCCTGCGCCGACCGGGTCGCCGTCCTCTCCGACGGCTCCCGCTTCCCGACCCGTACGGTCGTGTGGACCGCCGGTGTGAAACCGCACCCGATCCTCGCCGCGACCGACCTGCCGCTGAACGAGCGCGGGCGCCTGAAGTGCACGCCGCAGCTGACCGTGGACGGCGTCACGCACGCGTGGGGCGCGGGAGACGCGGCCGCCGTCCCCGACGTCACCGCCGAGGAGCCCGGCAGGGAGACGGCACCCAACGCCCAGCACGCGCTGCGCCAGGCCAGGGTGCTCGGCGACAACATCGTGCACGCGCTGCGCGACGAACCCCTGGAGACGTACGCGCACAAGTACGTCGGTTCGGTGGCGTCCCTGGGGCTGCACAAGGGGGTCGCCCACGTCTACGGGCGCAAGCTCAAGGGCTGGCCCGCGTGGTTCATGCACCGCACGTACCACCTCAGCAGGGTGCCCACCTTCAACCGCAAGGCGCGCGTACTGGCCGAATGGACGCTGGCAGGCCTCTTCAAGAGGGAGATCGTGTCGCTCGGTTCACTCGAACATCCCCGTGCGGAGTTCGAACTGGCCGCCGGTGGAAAGCATTCTTCAGACCCGAAGGGGTCGAACTGA